Within Planococcus citri chromosome 2, ihPlaCitr1.1, whole genome shotgun sequence, the genomic segment agtttatgtatgtacccagccacgttggaatcacaggaaacgaaattgtagataaaaatgcaaaatccgccACTACTCGTTTTCCTCTCACaattatcacagctgacgaccttaaatctatcttcacccaaaacacacttaagaaatggcaaaacttttggtccctccaaacatcaaacaaactctttcaccacaaaaaaactactcagccttggaaaaacctatctcaactaaatagactcgaagaaatcattataaccagattgagaattggccacacaaaaatcacccataatcacctctatgaaaaggtcccaaaacccacatgccagttctgcaCATCAGAACTTAGgctatatctgtccaacacttactatttcgctgtccctccttacaacagcacagactatccctacaaatagatgaaagatccctattcataccagacgacccttccgaaattaaaaaattcttagtcctaattaaaaaacttgaccttaacaACTCAATTTAAATCTCAGACgatgggtgtaataatcaagtaattacaaacacccgccaacaaaaaaaaaaaaaaaaaaaaatcgaaagaactTGCACAAATATCAACTTACAGccaaaattttggtacctacatttataatagtacgcatttttcgatttttggtaaattttttaaaaccaaatttgagccaaaaataaCACAAACTCACTTCGAGAggcaaattattaaaaaactttAGTATCTTACCACTGCAATAGCAAAGCTGAACTGCACTTGAATAGTTAGGCTGTCGAAATCAGGAATctgtcgagaaaaaaaaaattaaaaaatcatatttcagcaTAAAAACACGCAAATTATATTAGTAAACTGCGGTGTTACGAGGAGACAGAATAGTATACACGAATtgacattttacaaaatgtatAATTATTACGTTTCATAAGTACCTAGTGTTTCCAATACTTTTGTGTTGTGGATTGTAATGAGCTTTTTCAAACAGCTCatttaaagtatgaaaaaataataacattagCAATATAGGaatatatgtagatgtactaagTTACTTAGAAAAgggttttctaattttaatttctgatcCCATGCTGGTCATGTTCGAAATGACAATATTAATTTATCCTTGAAAATAGATAGACACCTACATTAAAATCTccaaatcgaaaattgattaTGTTTTCATCGTCAGTTTTCTTTTCTATGGACGAATGCGGAGGTGGTGGCTGGTCCTGCTGTTTCTTCAATTCATCGGAATTTCTTATAAACGGGTTAGCCGATTTTATGTGTAATACAAACAACGAACAAATGATTCAAAACTCGAATTGTTTTAAACTCATATTATTTTTCTATATACCTCTACACGGACACATACCTACTTTGTTATGCGGAACCGTGAACATGGTAATGAGCGGTAGATTCACGCTTTCGTATTCGCCTTTTCCATTTATATATATGGTACGGGGTCttataattgaataaaattgataaaaattatttactgaagCGAAAAAACTTTCCGTTGTAGCCGAAATTTcgcaaaagtagaaaaaatttaaaaatgatctaATCAGTGTATAGCAAGCCTATAAAAAAGGATACCTATTATTATACGAGTAACTGTACGCATTtttgatgtcattttttttgttcaataaacGTTTCAGCTCATGAGGTGCCACCCGACCAATCACTCCTTTGAAGTGACTGATCCGGTGACAGTCTACACGGCAGCGCGGAGAGGTTATTACATAGCCTTTTACATTATCGGCAACTTCCATGAATCTTGAATATTTCGATAGGTGCTGGTTCGATGTCATTATTAATGCTGAACAGGTTTCGTCTTTATCTTTTGCGGCAACTATCACTGCTGGGTTGAGGGCCCCCCACACAGGTGTGACCTCGGTGGATGTACGAATTTCTATATCGTTTTTCCAATGTGGGGAAATGTATATAAACAACATCCCCCTCATCCACATGCAGCGGCCGCCACttcaaaaatctataaaacacagaaatataaattattgaaaattttaatacctattgttgatttttcaaacaacttAATTTATTACTACTCACAAGAGAGGTGCCCCAGTCCAAATTTTTGGTCCCCCGATGGAGGggtagaatttgatttttgagatcgaaaaaAATCTAGTAGTCTGCTCAAAAAgagctgtgcaaaatttcagccctccAGAGGGCgcagatcaaattttcaaaaaaatcgagtctaaaatactacaaaaatcatataaaatgaaggtctttgtaatacgagtaaatatgTAGGCACTCAAAGTAAGTTACCTACTGTAAaattggtattaaaaaaaatcactaaaggTAGGTATGTGAAGCACCTAATTAATTGATTGGTGAAATTAAAGTAAAATCAAACAATGTGAacgagaactgaaaaaaaaaacaacaaaaacaaaaacaaaaactgaacagcattttgcaaaaattgcttgaaaatgttATGAACACCGATAAAAGTGATTAAAATGTTGATGAACCTATTGCAATGTTTGCAAGAATTGCTCACagcttatgaaaaaataataacattagCAAGTATGAAAATACTAACATATTAGaagggaatttcaaatttactcatGTTAACAGTGGTTTTTTCAGTTCtcgttaaaaaataattttaatttcaatataatTGAAAcagataataaaataattattccatTTAACATAAATTTACAATTAACCTACATAAAAATCTCCAGATCAAAATCTGATtatgattaaaaatcgattcatttgcgatttttcatCTGATTAGAATTTAAAtatgctcaaaatgaaaaatcagttgtatcagtttttataaaaaaaagtcatccaAAGATGTAGGTAGTTCTTGTTTAcgattgttcaattttatttcaagttcatcAGTTTTTTAATACGtcttggttttgattttttaatcgaCTTTACAGTATTTATACATTTTCTctaagcaatttttgcaataagtaagtaggtacactcTATATAACATGGAAGTAGTACCTAATGTTGGTATTCTATtctttgacattattttttttatttttttgttgtttgagGCACTTTTGCGACACTAttcttgatttttgcaatgtttaatCACTTATCCATAATGTTGTGATTCTTATGACCCAAATGATATCGATCCAATATCATGATACTTTCAAAAGTATCGATATAGTATCGTCCCATCCCTGCTTGATTTCAGTGACTAATTTCCTCCAGATTAAAGTACATAGAAAAACTAAATGGAATGGAAAACAATTTGGTAGAATACTGGGTAAAGTGAGTAAGTATAGAGAAGGAGACAAAATTGAGAacgttttaatttaaaaaatatccaaaaattaaaatattttaaagcgGTAAACAGCTCTGTACATTGGGGCGTTTTTTGAACCTCTTCTTATTTGTAGTTCaggttacattttttgaatcaattgattttaaaaggaattttaatcaattcaatAATGGAGAACAAAAACAATtcgtttcatatttttatttcattttcttgcAGAAAGCTTTACACCAAGATCTTATAGCTTTCGGCTGCCAAGCTGAAAGGCAAAACCTGAAAGCTATACctaatattttcagttttcactaatgaaatacgagtactacGAGTAGCCATAGAGAAATGCCATGATtaacaaaatgtttgaattttttgaacagctagtggtaggtactaggtacatatttgtttttttatgatttgttcTGAAAGATTTATTCCATATGTCggaatttgaaatattgcgaattcattcaataattttctacCTAGGTACCAGCGCAAAGAGAATGGAGAAGCGAacagaaaaaatactcaaaatcagactgaatctcaaaattattttaatacgaTTAAATTATTTATAATCAATAAAATCCCGATGTAACGAAGGAATAAAATAACAGCTACGAGATCACGAAAAATTCTGGCACCTATAGAAAAATACTACTTAGGATATAATACTAGAGAATGagcaaatcatttcattttgatcagTCTTCTCGTTTCAtttacaataggtaggtattacacCGCCGATCGAGATTTCCAGATATCTGCGTATGATTACGATTACGCTCTTTGTTGTGGCTGTTGCATTGACACCATCTCATCCTCCACATGGAACCtgtattcataaaaaataatgcatATTAATGACAATTGATATTAAAAATGTGCCTAGTTTGTTACTTTTACTTTACATTTCAGTAAAAATCGTTTCCCACATTCGTGACATGAGTCTACGACAAATTGGTTCGGTTTTCGCAGATTTATGGACAGTATACGCGTCGTCGTTGTCTTTAGTGGCGTGGATGCCCATGTCATCCGGAAGCGGCATAGATGTAGTCGATAaagtattcaaattctaaacACAAAAGAGTACAATAATAATATACTTTTGCAGAAACCATTATAAATCACGTCATTACaatttacaaataggtatagtAATATATACTTACAACTACTGTGGCAATGTTTGCAGGCTGATTAAACATCAAAGTGAATCGGACGTTTAGATACGTGAACAGAAGAATATCTGAGGTAATGTTAAAATCAACGAATACTATTCCGAATCCCTTACTGATCGCATCAATAACATAAAACTTGATCAATTCAAACTTATTAGAACTGGAAATGTTGCCTTTTTCAATTTCCgagcacaaatttttcaaatgcacGAGAGCCATAGTTACTACTTACTTCTAAGGCTTCGGACAAGATCTACTACTATCACTACTATCATTTATTGATTATTTCCATTCCAGTTTTCACTCGCTTGCGATTCCATTTCAGACATGATACTTTTTGAATGCGAGAGAATGAGAGAATGAAAATATAAGAGTCGTTGaacgtttattttttacttcacttcacataataaatttcaatgtaACATAATTGAATGATCAACACTTCGATAGTTGTGAACTTGTGAGTCGTGTTCATCTTTCTTCAAAGACTTTACTTaggtgtattttaatttttaaattttgataactgattgaataaaatgaagaatcttgatttcaaattcagatttcaattttcaattgattaaaaaaaagaaaaaaaaaatcacctatcACACTAGCGCTCCTAACGGAAAGTTTCACTACTACGAAAGTGCAGTTGAGAAAAAACGTGGCCGATTTCGTCATCACTGATTTccatatattttttccattatcTTTTTCTCGTCAAACTTTTCGTAGTCagttttcgttgaaattttgagttgtcaattttttcgtcGTCTGTTCGTTGACGAAATTCTGTGTTCATTTCggaataaatttttgttattacGTGTTCGTAAATCGTCGCAATTTTTTCGCTTGAAATTCTAGGTGCGAATAATGTCGTTCGTCGAAGTTATGTAGGCTATGCAAATTGACACTCAGCTCATCGTTCAGTTTCACTTCAGTAAGCCATAATGATCTTCTCCAACAAAAAAGTAAGTAGCTTTCATGACtcatgaaataataataatactcgAACTCGATGTAATTGTGTATCAACTTGAATGACCGTTGTATTATGTACGATTAAATCATCACACACTGATGTGTTTCAGAATGACAAGTTTCTTTTGAAACGATGAATAATATTGCTGCAAGTGATCGAATGATCTGAGATTTCGCTGCTCTCACGATGGCATTTATGATGAAGAAGAAGCGGTATAAATTCGTGGTACAGTTATGTATCGAAGATCTAACTGCTGTACCGTTCGTGAACGCTGTGCTGTTCGTCAAAGTGAGATTATTAGACGGTGGCAATTTCAGCGAAACTTCTTCCAGGTGAGCCCTGATctatgtaattgaaaattttgtgatacTAACGATAATGTCACGTTGTAGTTTATAAAATGTACGGTTTAGTACcgattatttttacttttattgtATATTCGAGCTACAGTTACAGTTGCATCGTTGATGGTTGAGGAATACTTACTGATGGCTGCAGCGATGATACGAGAATAATATATCGTAAATTATAATTCATCTTTTGGAATATTACGAGCACACTGATGAAGTAATTATTCGCATCGACTCGAGACTGccgaattgaattttattttaaacgcGATGAATTTAATTTCACGCAGCTTGAACATAACTATACCTTATTTGAATAGAAATTCTGGTTTAGTCTTCGTCGTGACGAATTTGAAAACAGAACCGTGTTTACATTATTCGTACAGCTTTCGTGCAAATTGACgtacaatttcttcaaaatacccAAATCAACgtatgttttccaaaaatcgataattttcattcgaattttaatCATCGGTGTTCGCCGTTCGGTTATTCGATGTGTTTGACTGTGTAATTGAGAGTCGAGTTATTGGTCCTATTCACGCCATCAACTAGAattatttggaatattttatcGTAATTTACATTCGGCTTCTGTTTTCACGAGACCTTTCTagtgatattttttctaaaagattttttttttcatttgacgaacgtggagaaaatttcatcacgttCTGTAAACGTTTCTCTACCATTTCCATAGTAACGCTGGGTATTAATTTTCATCGCGACCCGTTGTAAAAGTTTCTTATCaaagtaattcaaaattatgtaatAATCGGTTGTGAAAATTATTCGTCTTCTTATTGGTTCGGGGTCGTAGTATTTAATCGTATATACCTCTCTGGTAATTTTATCCCACGTACAACTTGATACTTGTTTGCTTAAAAATTCTCGTTGTCGGAATGTAGATTGCAGGATGCGAATCAATCGTTTGTCAAACACGAATTACGTAATTATTCGATGATTTTTGTGTTGAAGTGGAGTTGAATATGAATATTGTCATCTCCTTTCTTGTTTACGAAGGTTTTCTCGGTATTGATAACCTCGATAGGTATTTTTCAGCCGAGTCATTCtcgcattttgataaaaatgaggaattgtaaaaaaatttaccattacGGATGAATCACTATTCACATGTTCCGTTCTACGAATTAATTATTCGtttattgattttcattttcctgGTCTTCTCTTTGAAAAACAAGTGAGATTCGGAGAACCTGGCAAAAGGGTTTTCGAGATTCAGATACTGGGTAGTGAAAGTATACCTATGTAGTGAAAAAGTGACGATTTTTGGTAACTCTGCGATGATAGtcaatagtccggcatatgacaataggaataatttcaCCCCCTGCCCCCTACGACCCTctgggacatcctaaggaacattttagagcaaacttgccaaaaaaattggccttattAACAAAATGGAGGcattttgatcgacaggtcaatcgcgaaatcgcagatttggcTTTCTAACATAGGACTCGCTAGAAATGTTTACACTAGTtgaagctagatcgaaagagcatgccaAAATTCTTCACCtatcagaatttcaagtgctaaagtacgtttttcgattttaggtgaatttttgaaaatcaaatttatgccaaaaatgaggggaaaaaatcagaattttaccaaatttacctggAAAGCAGTATCTAATAAACAGTTTCCAATTAATTTTGGCAGGTctaaaatagggtgtatcctcaaatttcagctttccgagtcaatttggtaaactttagatttttttctcacttttagcttaatttaaatttcaaaaaatcaccgaaaatcgaataatgcaTTTTAGACCTgtcaaaatagattgaaatttcgagagaaaaaaacaaatattcccatgaaaatgttttttgagcattttagaagagtttttagctcaaaattggatAATAATTTGAGAGATTTCCGGAAAAGATATCATGTAATCTattaaaatggttttgaatttcagcaaagaaagcaaaaatttctataaatccctttttaaacacttttgaaatatttttagtccagtaatattttttgtttcgtaatttttttttttttcgtaatttcttttaaaattttcatttcaaatgttCTGGCTGATTGtagaagttttgttttttgacaaaaattgatgaaaatttgtcaataattacctacctgctaaaaaagtctcgttttttaatttttttttacaaaaaagttactATAAAATCTCACTATTTCgacaaaattgcgaaaaaatgtaaaaattctcgcttttacTTCAAACTGACTCAAAATTCTACcttttttggtcagaaatttctcaaaagtatCTACCGgtttcctgtaattttcaaaaatcctgctttttgctgaaattgttcgtcttattttttgtcaaaaaaggcaaaaattctcgctttctcaaaaattgaccaaaatttgtcgtttaattcgttaaaaatccctgtaagttgattttttatccaaaattaccTAAGTCTCGCCTTTTTGCCGAAAAATgccaaaagtctcactttttttaccaacaaatcaaaaaaaaaaactaacgctTTTTCGGGCAAAAATGATATACTtaagtctagtttttttttagcacaagTTGcccaaaaatcagcaaaatttgtcattttttttacaatgtaaagaaaaaattgctttttaaaaaaaaattgcgaaaaaatgtaattttgttaCCAATCAGACTCAAAAATGgctattttttgccaaagttttcAAACTCAAGCTTTCAGATAAACACTTTTGTTTTATAGCAAAATTGctttaatgactttttttttgaaaaattacctaaaagtgttacttttttgtcagaaattgccaaaaagtattaCTTATCATCGCCAATAATCCCCCAAGTCcggtttttttgccaaaaattgtcaaaaattctgggttttataatttatgaaaatttttgctttcagaAAAAGTGCTATATAGTCCAGCATATgataataggagtaattgcacctcccccccccccgccgatcctccgggacaacttttttcttaaaggggacatcctaaggaacattttaaagcaaacttgcccaaaaaaaagttggccttacttacaaaatgacggccattttgattgacaggtcagccgaaatcgcagattttgcgttttaacataggacttgcacgaaattttacaaactttacaaaggtagatcgaaagatcatgcaaaaatttatcacctgtcaaaatttcaagtgctaaagtgggttttccgatttttggtgaatttttaaaaatcgaatatgggccaaaaatgaggaaaaaatcaaaatgttaccacattgaccaagaaagctgaaatttgggatatacagTACAAccgtttcaacccgttttgagcagttctgaagcctccagcagatttttgaaactcgaaattcccacaaaattccatcaaattggagttgtaaagctaaaattcattctaaaaactaatttcaatacgctacgaagtactgcaggtgaatttcaagtcgttttggatcctccagcgacttattgaaaattcctgaagcctctagcagatttttgaaactttaaattttcacaaaatttcatcaaatggaaatggaaagctgaaatttactctacactccaattttaacaccctctgaataCGACTTctggcggatttcaagtcattttagagcctccagcgacttttttgaaaattactggagcctccagcggatttttgaatctttaaatgttctcaaaatttcatcaaatggagatgggaagctgaaatttactctacactctaattttaacatcctctgaagacgacttcaggtggattcaaaagtgattttatagcctccagcgacttttttgaaaattactggagcctccatcaaatttttgaaactcgaaatttcccacaaaattccatcaaattggagttgtaaagctaaaatttattctgaaaaataatttcaatacgctacgaagtactgcaggtgaatttcaagtcgttctggagcctccagcgacttttttgaaaattactggagcctccagtagattcttgaaacttgaaatttccccaacattaatttatcaaatggagttgtcaagctgaaatttacttcgcaggcttcatggtggtttcaaatggttttgaagcttccagctacttttaggaaatttcaatttttcaaaaaaacgtcatacaacctttcaaagagttgctggaggcgccaaaacgacttgaaattcaccagcagtcaacttcttagcgtattgaaattagtttgcagaatgaatttcgactctccatcttagtttgatgaaattttggggaaatttcaagtttcagaaatctactggagcctccagtgattttcaaaaaagtcgttggaggcactaaaatggcttgaaatctaccagaagtcgttttctcagggtgttaaaattggagtgtagagtaaatttcagctttccatctccatttgatgaaattttgtgaaaatttaaagtttcaaaaatctgctggaggcttcaggaattttcaaaaagtcgctccTATTATCATATGCCGGACTTTGCTGCCAAAATAATCCCAAGCAGGTCcctattttttgtatgtagttttttttgccCGAAATCGCCAAAATTCTCTTTCTTTTGCTAATTGTTATGTTtcgtttttagccaaaaatttgctgtttcgctcaaaattacaaaaattctctcttagctgctaaaaattgacaagttTCACGGGGGGGGGGctgtttttaattacttattagattattacaccctttGGATAAGTAAGCAATgcagttcaatttttaatttcaattttgtaatgttcacatttttttttctttttttgtcgaTTCTTTATGCATTTCAATGTTTTGCCCTcgtattttgtaacttttttggtgactttttcgaacttttttggttaccaaagataggtatgtactgtttttcgaaaaaaatgagtatttttttgatcccaaaaactgagtgggtatttttttaaaatgttatacGAAAATAAACTCACGAATtcggaataatttttattctcacTGGAAAGATATTCAAATTAATCCCATCTTAGCACGTGAGTCTAATGCAAGTATGATATCTGTATTAGGGTACGATGCAGTTAGAATCGTGCAGTATTTCACATATCAGGGATATCAGGGTATCATAAGGTACATACATTACGTGATATCTACGTCTACGTATTTAATGTTTACGTACGTGTACCGTTGAATGTTGAAAGAAATGTATTTCGATAATCTGCATACCAACAACGTGTTCAGACGCAGCACAGAATATAAAATTGGGGATTCGGAATTTCAACCCACCCTCCCCCAATCATACTCCAAgctcgtattttttttgttagtttgTACTTCGATCATCGTAATCCGTGTAATCGTACAAAATATTCACTAATTAGCGTAATAATACTGTCAACTGTTGTATTAATACACGTTTTGTATGTTATACAGGGAAGAAGTTCGAGAGCATATGGTCAGATGGGAAGcgaaattcgaatttatttGTAAAATGAGCGCTAACGCTTCTACCGGAGTTCTCGAGCCGTGCTTTGTGAGGATATCAGTCAGAAAGGTGAGtgtatttggattttttctcgattgtttTATTCATACTGCAGATTATTAAAAATCATAAGATGTCTCAAAAGTCATGTTCGTAAGCGCCGATTTCAATAAACGCTTTGACCCCTCCCTCCCATCCTCTCCTCTGCCCTTCCCTTCTTCGTACTTTTCAAAATGGTCGTAATTCCaacaaaatgatcaatttgAAGTTTTACGACCTTCGCACATACGAAAATTATCAGCATCGGTAAACAGAAACACTTTCAAAGCACACGGTGCGGTTGcgcttgatattttttaaacagaaaaaatgtGGGTTAAACGATATTTTGCTTTGCTTCGTCGACCATTACGTCAgcgtaatttttccaaaaacaatcGAGTCGTCGAGCGAACGTGAAATTATCCGAACCAGCAACCAAACGTGTCGTAGGTGTTTCGACGCccgatgatgaattttttttctttaaaaaacatTGTACTCACCGACCAACATGACAACTATGAACCGATCGTGAACGTATAATTCCGCCGACGCCGACGACGCTGCGCCGCCCGCGTATGCGTCAACTTTCAACAGCTACAAAACTCTCGTTCTCTTTCGGCAAGTATTGTAAATACGCTCCCCGGTGTGCTTTTACGCCTTTGTAAAGGGGTGACGACGAGTTTTTCTTCGCGTCAGCTCAGCCTTAACGTAGGTGGATGGATTTGTCGTCAGATTACGTATACAGGGATGAATATATGAAAAGCGAATTATCTGCGCGTATTTTGATCATCTCGTCGGCTTACCGAAGTAAATACGAGTTAATTTCCAACGATCGATGTAGTAAATGATGCGAAAAAGCTCACGCAGTATTGAAATTGTCTCGCTATAGGGTTATTTTGCGCAGCAGAACGGAATTCCAGTGATTTAATTTTATTGCGGGGCATTGTTCTCGTTGACTACTTAATATTTCTTCGTTGTTCCGTATAGTGAAGAAAGAGTGCTCCAGGGTGGAATGGGTGAAATTCTCGTGTCCTCGGATTctcgaaattttgacgaaacatTGAAATGTcggatccaaaaaaatttcccccaccCAGCCCCCTGCCTCGCAAtggcgaaaaaacgttttttcgggataaaaattatacttcaacgagttttgaacaaaaaattttgaattttttcaaaatgtatagaGGAGACTCGAGTCTAgtcacgtgaattttttcaaaatttgttggcCTCCcaggggggagatattgacaaaagatttaaaaaaaaaattaaacctcgGTTGCACTAGGCACTGAGGGTTTATATTCATTAAAAGAAAATCAATCTTAAGTTTAGGGTTACTAGAGTAATACTAACTATTCTAAGTAAATGTACAGCTTCACCCCAAGCTTAAGCAGGGTGAGAAGGGGGAGGTGAGACGGATTGTCCACCGCGACCCATAACCCCTAGGCGTGGCGGTTGCTTAAGGCCCAGTTGTTACTTCCCAGATTTTGTTTGCAAGCATGCCTGTTTAaatcacgactgagcccccaACCCGTCTCGGAGTGAAGTTCTAAGGGGTAGTGATTTT encodes:
- the LOC135838051 gene encoding uncharacterized protein LOC135838051, whose product is MALVHLKNLCSEIEKGNISSSNKFELIKFYVIDAISKGFGIVFVDFNITSDILLFTYLNVRFTLMFNQPANIATVVNLNTLSTTSMPLPDDMGIHATKDNDDAYTVHKSAKTEPICRRLMSRMWETIFTEMFHVEDEMVSMQQPQQRA